A window of the Paenibacillus woosongensis genome harbors these coding sequences:
- a CDS encoding ABC transporter ATP-binding protein, giving the protein MVLSVEHLRKRIGRKWIVQDVTFDVQEGEVFGFLGPNGAGKTTTIRMLVDLIRPTEGKVRICGFDVRKQPEQALAYVGSIVENPEVYPYLTGWENLQHFARMMPGIGEQRIAEVVEVVGLDQRIHDKVKTYSLGMRQRLGIAQALLGRPKLLILDEPTNGLDPKGIKELRIFIRRLAEEGLAVFVSSHLLSEIQLLCDRVAIISRGRVLAVGAVEELISQNSNYVIWELSPRERGLKLLSAAGITIIPDPDQVLDDTILAGMSEQAIVTQMLPEEVPALMPRLVAEEIQVHAVQKINPTLEQLFLELTEGESIE; this is encoded by the coding sequence ATGGTGCTCAGCGTCGAGCATTTAAGGAAGCGGATCGGCCGCAAGTGGATCGTGCAGGATGTGACGTTTGACGTGCAGGAGGGCGAGGTTTTCGGCTTTCTGGGTCCGAATGGCGCGGGAAAGACAACGACGATCCGGATGCTTGTTGATTTGATCCGCCCGACGGAGGGCAAGGTGAGGATTTGCGGGTTCGACGTCAGAAAGCAGCCGGAGCAGGCGCTTGCCTATGTCGGTTCGATCGTGGAAAATCCTGAAGTATATCCTTATTTGACGGGCTGGGAGAACCTGCAGCATTTCGCTAGGATGATGCCCGGCATAGGCGAGCAGCGAATCGCCGAAGTCGTAGAGGTTGTCGGCCTAGACCAGCGTATCCACGATAAGGTCAAGACCTACTCCCTGGGCATGCGCCAGCGGCTTGGCATCGCCCAGGCACTGCTTGGGCGTCCTAAGCTGTTAATTCTGGATGAGCCGACGAACGGACTCGATCCCAAAGGAATCAAGGAGCTGCGGATATTCATTCGCCGGCTGGCCGAGGAGGGCTTAGCCGTATTCGTGTCCAGCCATTTGCTCAGCGAAATTCAATTGTTGTGCGACCGCGTAGCGATCATCAGCCGGGGGCGCGTGCTGGCGGTGGGCGCCGTGGAGGAGCTGATCTCCCAAAATTCGAATTATGTGATTTGGGAGCTGTCCCCCCGCGAGCGCGGCTTGAAGCTGTTGTCTGCCGCCGGGATCACGATCATTCCCGATCCCGACCAAGTGCTGGACGATACGATTCTGGCCGGGATGAGCGAGCAGGCTATCGTAACGCAAATGCTGCCAGAAGAGGTGCCGGCGTTAATGCCCCGGCTGGTTGCGGAAGAAATTCAGGTGCATGCCGTACAGAAGATCAATCCTACGCTGGAGCAGCTGTTCCTTGAATTGACGGAAGGTGAGAGCATTGAATAG
- a CDS encoding GDSL-type esterase/lipase family protein — MKSTSRIWRTTGVISLLSTVLLIAGFLYAVSDVIMPGTAGNGSGLNQGITEQPGEEAGVPPKPSNVLNVTAIGDSLSKGTGDDSGKGFARRFVELVKNGGRDSKLVNNLGINGLTTEGLAELLKEKGVQYSLSQADIIILSIGGNDLFKGAESLQSGGRLPTEAELEQSVTQASERLGFIADSILEMNSQAQLVYVSLYNPFSDLPGMREIGDEAVSRWNHIAADTLRKRERTLIVPTFDLFTYNSQKYLASDHFHPNGAGYQIIAERILQGVK, encoded by the coding sequence ATGAAATCCACATCACGGATTTGGCGGACGACCGGAGTCATATCGCTGTTGTCCACCGTACTTCTCATTGCCGGATTTCTATATGCAGTTAGTGACGTGATTATGCCCGGGACCGCAGGAAACGGGAGCGGGCTCAATCAGGGCATAACCGAACAGCCAGGTGAAGAGGCGGGCGTTCCGCCGAAACCATCGAATGTTCTGAACGTCACGGCCATTGGGGATTCGCTCTCCAAAGGGACGGGAGACGACAGCGGCAAAGGGTTCGCAAGACGCTTCGTCGAACTGGTGAAGAACGGGGGAAGGGATTCAAAACTGGTCAACAATCTCGGCATTAACGGTCTGACGACGGAAGGGCTGGCTGAATTGCTGAAAGAGAAAGGAGTACAATATTCGCTTAGCCAGGCCGACATCATCATCCTGTCGATCGGAGGGAACGATCTGTTTAAAGGGGCGGAGAGTCTGCAGTCAGGAGGAAGGCTGCCTACGGAAGCGGAGCTTGAGCAATCGGTGACGCAGGCATCGGAGCGACTCGGGTTCATTGCAGACAGTATTCTGGAGATGAATTCCCAGGCGCAGCTTGTTTATGTCAGCTTGTACAATCCGTTCTCCGATCTGCCGGGAATGCGGGAAATCGGCGACGAGGCCGTTTCGCGGTGGAATCATATTGCGGCGGATACATTGCGCAAACGCGAACGAACCCTGATCGTGCCGACGTTTGACCTGTTTACATATAATTCGCAAAAATATTTGGCGAGCGATCATTTTCATCCGAACGGCGCCGGATATCAGATTATTGCGGAACGGATCCTGCAGGGGGTTAAATGA
- a CDS encoding CAP domain-containing protein → MNKSKAKAILSGAMLLGLTASLASVPGLPGSGSGAVYAATSSTSKSSAQQTAALYAKIQAENAAKVVALVNVERKNAGLKPLVVHTNLTKMAKDKAIDMYKNKYFSHTSPKYGSPFDMMDAYKITYLYAGENIAKGQKTPAEVVAAWMDSPGHKANILNPKYTLIGVGYYNGHWVQEFIGK, encoded by the coding sequence ATGAACAAATCGAAGGCAAAAGCAATCCTGTCAGGGGCCATGCTGCTCGGCTTGACGGCATCGCTGGCTTCGGTTCCGGGACTGCCGGGGTCTGGCAGCGGCGCGGTGTATGCGGCCACGTCCTCGACGTCCAAGTCATCCGCCCAGCAGACGGCGGCATTATATGCGAAAATCCAGGCCGAAAATGCGGCCAAGGTAGTTGCATTAGTAAATGTGGAACGGAAGAATGCGGGACTGAAGCCGCTAGTTGTGCATACGAACTTAACCAAAATGGCTAAGGACAAAGCGATCGATATGTACAAAAACAAATATTTCAGCCACACCTCGCCGAAATACGGCTCGCCGTTTGATATGATGGATGCCTACAAAATCACCTATCTGTACGCGGGCGAGAACATTGCCAAGGGACAAAAGACGCCGGCCGAGGTCGTAGCCGCCTGGATGGACAGCCCTGGGCACAAGGCGAATATTCTGAATCCGAAATATACTCTAATTGGCGTTGGCTATTATAACGGTCACTGGGTTCAGGAATTCATCGGCAAATAG
- the mglC gene encoding galactose/methyl galactoside ABC transporter permease MglC, with amino-acid sequence MNVKKMQGFVSEYAIYIVLAVLIIGITVYDPNFIGISSLRDILVQSSTRVIIALGVAFILITGGTDLSAGRMVGLTAVISASMLQMQDYPRRFFPNLSELPLFVPILLAIAVGLVFGMINGIIVSKFKVPPFIATLGSMVAIYGINSLYFDMDPNNSQPIGGLRDDFTKMGSGSIGIGPISIPNIVIIAIFVCFIVWVMFNKTRLGKNMYAIGGNEQAAKVSGINVSRNLIIIYSIAGALYGLAGVLEAARTGGATNNYGNMYELDAIAACVVGGVSTTGGIGKVQGVMAGVLIFTVINYGLTFIGVGPYWQQIIKGAIIVAAVAFDMRKYAAKK; translated from the coding sequence ATGAATGTGAAAAAAATGCAAGGGTTCGTATCCGAATATGCGATTTATATCGTACTGGCCGTACTGATTATCGGCATTACTGTATATGATCCCAATTTTATTGGAATCAGCTCGCTGCGCGATATTCTAGTGCAATCATCCACGCGGGTTATTATCGCCCTTGGCGTGGCGTTTATTCTGATTACCGGCGGCACGGACTTGTCCGCTGGGCGGATGGTCGGTTTGACCGCGGTCATCTCGGCGTCCATGCTGCAGATGCAGGATTATCCGCGGCGTTTCTTTCCGAATTTGTCGGAGCTGCCGCTGTTCGTTCCGATCCTGCTGGCGATCGCTGTCGGCCTTGTGTTCGGGATGATCAACGGAATCATCGTATCGAAATTCAAGGTGCCGCCGTTTATCGCCACGCTAGGTTCGATGGTTGCCATTTACGGCATCAACTCTTTGTATTTCGATATGGACCCGAATAATTCCCAGCCGATCGGGGGACTGCGCGACGACTTTACGAAAATGGGCTCCGGAAGCATCGGTATCGGGCCAATCTCTATTCCTAATATTGTCATCATCGCTATTTTCGTATGCTTCATCGTCTGGGTCATGTTCAACAAAACGAGACTCGGCAAAAACATGTATGCCATCGGCGGCAATGAACAGGCTGCGAAGGTATCGGGCATCAATGTGTCCAGAAACCTGATCATTATTTATTCGATTGCTGGGGCATTGTACGGCCTGGCGGGGGTACTTGAAGCTGCGCGCACGGGCGGCGCAACGAACAACTACGGCAACATGTACGAACTTGACGCCATCGCAGCTTGCGTCGTTGGCGGCGTGTCGACGACCGGCGGAATTGGCAAGGTTCAGGGCGTTATGGCCGGGGTACTTATTTTTACGGTTATCAACTATGGTTTGACGTTTATCGGTGTCGGTCCTTATTGGCAGCAAATCATTAAAGGCGCGATCATCGTTGCAGCGGTTGCTTTCGATATGCGGAAATATGCCGCGAAGAAGTAA